A DNA window from Trypanosoma brucei brucei TREU927 chromosome 11 chr11_scaffold01 genomic scaffold, whole genome shotgun sequence contains the following coding sequences:
- a CDS encoding variant surface glycoprotein (GPI-Anchor Signal predicted for Tb11.38.0003 by DGPI v2.04 with cleavage site probability 0.75399995 near 490), translated as MHQKFKTAAVVLVVAVATCNRAVEAGDVASGDNRHTFEALCAIFRAAEATVEVPATSVDPQKLYQYIQKLNMSVATKTWQDMFVSKPDPLELHTDPTKASVKGRGFEGSWQDWMAAITAVKDKQPDEELRNSGFLKLNDDDKSEVRAVMADVTRQAEALISHFRAQTKPESEPTATSIEATLKEAAYGDSSTTATSVTLAQMFGTTPAGSAAREATCKAGNGGANPKSISAVITCICYDNNAGLADPCIVTKTAGTPWNAGASQQPEPTQAKDIIQLCGKQDTFIATAASVEKLIHGVTNGITTVSTAGYIGTFKNTNCNGAATNGVCVEIPNYAAGQAAALKQMNWYIKLTQTLEQLKTTEARQQQAQHVAIQLEALKHQAKYLATRPKMPLAASKPHASGAASKETKEDATDCHKHDNKNATCPKDRCTYDEKEKKCNPIKTVEGSETPATGDGTAGGAAATEKCKGKLEPECTKAPECKWENNACKDSSILVNKKFALSVVSAAFVALLF; from the coding sequence ATGCACCAGAAATTTAAAACAGCCGCAGTTGTGTTAGTTGTGGCAGTCGCAACGTGTAACAGAGCTGTCGAAGCAGGCGATGTAGCAAGCGGCGACAACCGGCACACGTTTGAGGCCCTTTGCGCGATCTTCCGGGCAGCCGAGGCGACAGTAGAGGTGCCGGCAACATCTGTTGACCCACAAAAATTGTACCAATACATTCAGAAGTTAAACATGAGCGTTGCAACCAAAACTTGGCAGGACATGTTTGTTTCCAAACCGGACCCGCTAGAATTGCACACAGACCCAACAAAGGCATCCGTCAAAGGACGGGGTTTCGAAGGCAGCTGGCAAGACTGGATGGCCGCAATAACAGCTGTGAAAGACAAACAGCCCGACGAAGAGTTAAGAAACAGCGGCTTCCTTAAGCTAAACGACGACGACAAGTCGGAAGTGAGGGCCGTAATGGCAGACGTAACACGACAAGCGGAAGCCCTAATAAGCCACTTCCGCGCCCAAACCAAACCAGAAAGCGAACCGACAGCAACCAGCATCGAGGCAACACTGAAGGAAGCGGCATACGGCGACAGCTCGACAACAGCAACGTCAGTAAcactcgctcaaatgttcggGACGACACCAGCAGGAAGCGCCGCGCGGGAAGCCACATGCAAGGCAGGTAACGGCGGCGCCAACCCAAAATCCATATCGGCGGTCATAACATGCATCTGCTACGACAATAACGCCGGGCTAGCGGACCCCTGCATAGTAACCAAGACGGCCGGGACACCATGGAACGCAGGTGCATCTCAGCAACCGGAGCCAACACAAGCTAAGGACATAATACAGCTTTGCGGCAAACAAGATACTTTCATAGCAACGGCCGCAAGTGTTGAAAAATTAATTCACGGGGTTACTAACGGCATAACAACGGTCAGCACAGCAGGATATATCGGGACATTCAAAAACACCAACTGCAACGGCGCAGCGACCAACGGAGTTTGCGTCGAAATACCAAATTACGCAGCAGGACAAGCGGCAGCACTCAAACAGATGAACTGGTACATTAAGCTAACACAAACACTAGAACaattaaaaacaacagaggcTCGACAACAACAGGCACAGCACGTAGCAATACAACTAGAAGCACTAAAACACCAAGCCAAGTACCTCGCCACCAGACCAAAAATGCCGTTGGCGGCGTCGAAACCACACGCAAGCGGAGCAGCATcaaaagaaaccaaagaaGACGCCACGGATTGCCACAAGCATGACAATAAAAATGCCACTTGCCCAAAAGACAGATGCACGTacgatgaaaaagaaaagaagtgcaaTCCAATCAAAACGGTAGAGGGATCAGAAACACCAGCAACAGGAGATGGAACTGCAGGAggagcggcagcaacagagaaatgcaaagggaaactaGAACCCGAATGCACTAAGGCTCCTGAATGCAAATGGGAGAATAAtgcttgcaaagattcctcCATTCTagtcaacaaaaaattcgccctcagcgtggtttctgctgcatttgtggccttgcttttttaa